A window of Ovis canadensis isolate MfBH-ARS-UI-01 breed Bighorn chromosome X, ARS-UI_OviCan_v2, whole genome shotgun sequence contains these coding sequences:
- the NDP gene encoding norrin — protein sequence MRNHVLAASFSMLSLLALMGDTGSKTESSFMMDSDPRRCMRHHYVDSISHPLYKCSSKMVLLARCEGHCSQASRSEPLVSFSTVLKQPFRSSCHCCRPQTSKLKALRLRCSGGMRLTATYRYILSCHCEECSS from the exons ATGAGAAATCATGTACTAGCTGCATCCTTTTCTATGCTCTCCCTGCTGGCGCTAATGGGAGATACAGGCAGCAAAACAGAGAGCTCATTCATGATGGACTCGGATCCTCGACGCTGCATGAGGCACCACTATGTTGATTCTATCAGTCACCCGCTATACAAGTGTAGCTCCAAG ATGGTACTCCTGGCCCGGTGTGAGGGACACTGCAGCCAGGCGTCACGGTCTGAGCCCTTGGTCTCCTTCAGCACTGTCCTCAAGCAGCCCTTCCGCTCCTCCTGTCACTGCTGCCGGCCCCAGACCTCCAAGCTGAAGGCACTGCGGCTGCGCTGCTCAGGGGGCATGCGACTCACGGCCACCTACCGGTACATCCTCTCCTGTCACTGTGAGGAGTGCAGTTCCTGA